The Amycolatopsis viridis genome window below encodes:
- a CDS encoding cytidine deaminase produces MSEIDWEALRARAVVAAKSAYAPYSGLHVGVAGLVDDGRVVVGCNVENASYGLGLCAECTMAGQLRLSGGGRLVAVACRSGDGDLLMPCGRCRQILFELGGGACLVDTPSGILPMTSVLPDAFGPADLP; encoded by the coding sequence GTGAGCGAGATCGACTGGGAGGCGCTGCGCGCTCGGGCCGTGGTCGCGGCCAAGAGCGCGTACGCGCCCTACTCGGGCCTGCACGTCGGCGTGGCCGGGCTGGTGGACGACGGCCGGGTGGTCGTCGGCTGCAACGTGGAAAACGCTTCCTACGGCTTGGGCCTGTGCGCCGAATGCACGATGGCCGGGCAGCTGCGGCTGTCCGGCGGCGGCCGGCTGGTCGCGGTCGCGTGCCGGTCGGGCGACGGGGACCTGCTGATGCCGTGCGGCCGGTGCCGTCAGATCCTCTTCGAACTGGGCGGCGGTGCGTGCCTGGTCGACACGCCGTCCGGGATCCTGCCGATGACCTCGGTGCTGCCCGACGCGTTCGGGCCGGCGGATCTGCCGTGA
- a CDS encoding ABC transporter permease, translated as MSLATEAEAPMTVPPAPRGRRIPGWARGVLWAIGIVAVLSAASYFTGVNTLTSTNTAQTALRLALPILLCGLGGLWSERGGVVNIGLEGMMILGTWGAAWGAYHGGPWVGLGAAIVFGALGGLLHAIATVTFNVNHIVSGVAINLLGLGVAKYLATLIFEPLSGNPRQSPTVPTFDTYSATFLSNWLTGLENQQRVFVSDAAGLLNGLVTGVAPLTMIAILLVPLSYLVLWRTRLGLRLRSCGENPVAAESLGINVYAHRYLGVLVSGGLAGMGGAALVLLQGGGGYLENQTNGRGYIGLAAMIFGNWRPGGLLGGAALFGYADGLQLSGGGKAVLALLYGVVLLLVVIVVVQLIRRQWIAAALGVAGAGILYWIYWSNDSLPSELTPYTAHVVTLIVLAVASQRLRPPKAAGGRYRRGEGDQ; from the coding sequence ATGAGTCTCGCGACCGAGGCCGAGGCGCCGATGACGGTGCCACCCGCACCGCGGGGTCGCCGGATTCCCGGGTGGGCGCGGGGCGTCCTGTGGGCGATCGGGATCGTCGCGGTGCTGTCCGCCGCGTCGTACTTCACCGGCGTCAACACGCTCACCTCGACCAACACCGCGCAGACCGCGTTGCGGCTCGCGTTGCCGATCCTGCTGTGCGGGCTCGGCGGCCTGTGGTCCGAACGCGGTGGCGTGGTGAACATCGGTCTCGAGGGCATGATGATCCTCGGGACCTGGGGCGCGGCGTGGGGCGCCTACCACGGCGGGCCGTGGGTCGGGCTGGGTGCGGCGATCGTGTTCGGCGCGCTGGGCGGCCTGCTGCACGCGATCGCGACGGTCACGTTCAACGTCAACCACATCGTCTCCGGTGTGGCGATCAACCTGCTCGGGCTCGGTGTCGCCAAGTACCTGGCCACGCTGATCTTCGAGCCGCTGTCCGGCAACCCGCGGCAGTCGCCGACCGTGCCGACCTTCGACACCTACTCGGCGACGTTCCTGTCGAACTGGCTCACCGGCCTGGAGAACCAGCAGCGGGTGTTCGTCTCGGACGCGGCCGGCCTGCTCAACGGGCTGGTGACCGGGGTGGCACCGCTGACGATGATCGCGATCCTGCTCGTGCCGCTGAGCTACCTGGTGCTGTGGCGGACGCGGCTCGGGCTGCGGTTGCGCTCGTGCGGCGAGAACCCGGTGGCGGCCGAATCGCTCGGCATCAACGTGTACGCGCACCGGTACCTCGGCGTGCTCGTCTCCGGTGGCCTGGCCGGCATGGGTGGCGCCGCGCTGGTGCTGCTGCAGGGCGGCGGCGGTTACCTGGAGAACCAGACCAACGGCCGCGGCTACATCGGTCTGGCCGCGATGATCTTCGGCAACTGGCGGCCGGGCGGCCTGCTCGGCGGTGCCGCGCTGTTCGGGTACGCGGACGGCCTCCAGCTCTCCGGCGGCGGCAAGGCGGTGCTGGCGCTGCTGTACGGCGTGGTGCTGCTGCTCGTGGTCATCGTCGTCGTGCAGCTGATCCGTCGGCAGTGGATCGCCGCGGCCCTGGGTGTCGCCGGGGCCGGGATCCTGTACTGGATCTACTGGTCCAACGACTCGCTGCCGAGCGAGCTGACCCCGTACACCGCGCACGTGGTGACGCTGATCGTGCTCGCGGTGGCTTCGCAACGGCTACGGCCACCGAAGGCCGCCGGTGGACGGTACCGCCGCGGGGAGGGGGACCAGTGA
- a CDS encoding ABC transporter permease, with protein sequence MTSWRTKVLPPLLAIVFSVLICSIALLISGADPLRAYGTMIGQLGKGTTAVDTVNLATVYYLSGLAVAIGFQMNLFNIGVEGQYRFAGVVAAIVGGAVVLPPVIHVVFIIAVALLAGALYAAVPAILKVTRGVSEVISTIMLNAIVGGIVAFLINPDQFGVLTGNNLKTKEIAPSGRVPDIPVGGGELFGFVIITAVIGFGYWFMLNRTRFGFELRAGGESATAAAAGGVNAKKMTLIAMLLSGAVAGLVAIPELVGRDYSYAITSTQGYGFTGIAVALLGRNHPGGIALGALLWAFLDKSAVSLEQVDVPKEIATIMQGAIVLSVVVAYEIVKRADLAAAQRRVGRALSGGRPASVSEGGAV encoded by the coding sequence GTGACCTCCTGGCGCACGAAGGTGCTCCCGCCCCTGCTGGCGATCGTCTTCTCGGTGCTGATCTGCTCGATCGCGCTGCTGATCTCCGGAGCCGATCCGCTGCGGGCCTACGGCACGATGATCGGTCAGCTCGGCAAGGGCACGACCGCCGTGGACACGGTGAACCTGGCGACGGTGTACTACCTGTCCGGGCTCGCGGTCGCCATCGGCTTCCAGATGAACCTGTTCAACATCGGTGTCGAGGGCCAGTACCGCTTCGCCGGCGTCGTCGCCGCGATCGTCGGCGGGGCCGTGGTCCTGCCGCCGGTCATCCACGTCGTGTTCATCATCGCGGTCGCCCTGCTGGCCGGCGCGCTGTACGCGGCGGTGCCGGCGATCCTGAAGGTGACCCGCGGGGTCAGCGAGGTCATCTCGACGATCATGCTCAACGCGATCGTCGGCGGCATCGTCGCGTTCCTGATCAACCCCGACCAGTTCGGTGTGCTGACCGGGAACAACCTCAAGACCAAGGAGATCGCGCCATCCGGCCGGGTACCGGACATCCCGGTCGGCGGCGGCGAGCTGTTCGGGTTCGTGATCATCACCGCGGTGATCGGGTTCGGGTACTGGTTCATGCTCAACCGCACGCGGTTCGGTTTCGAGCTGCGCGCCGGCGGCGAGTCGGCCACGGCGGCGGCCGCCGGCGGGGTCAACGCGAAAAAGATGACGCTGATCGCGATGCTGCTCTCCGGCGCGGTGGCCGGCCTGGTCGCCATCCCGGAGCTGGTCGGCCGCGACTACAGCTACGCCATCACCTCGACCCAGGGTTACGGCTTCACCGGCATCGCGGTCGCGCTGCTGGGCCGCAACCACCCCGGCGGGATCGCGCTCGGCGCGCTGCTGTGGGCGTTCCTGGACAAGTCGGCGGTGTCGCTGGAGCAGGTCGACGTGCCGAAGGAGATCGCGACGATCATGCAGGGCGCGATCGTGCTGTCGGTCGTCGTGGCGTACGAAATCGTGAAGCGGGCCGACCTGGCCGCCGCGCAGCGCCGCGTCGGGCGGGCGCTGTCCGGCGGGCGGCCCGCGTCGGTGAGTGAAGGGGGTGCGGTATGA